TCAGGATAGCAATCCAACGATCATCAACAGACTCTACCACCACCACCCCACTGTAGTCTGGTTCAAACTGATACATGAACACTCGATCTACTTGCAGGAATTGACGGACTTCAGTAACGGTAGTGTTGAGAACCTTGTCCAAATTCAAACTCTGGCGGATGCGCTGGGCAATTGCCATCACCAATCGCTGCCATTGAATTTGCTGTTGTAGTGCCTCCTCTGCCTGCTGACATTCTGTGAGGTGACACATTGAATTAAATTCATCATTGTTCATCTGTAATATGCCTGATTTAATCCATTAGGTTGTCAATACCTGTGGTGACTGCTGGTTACGCCTCTAGGCTATTGCCTGTAGCCCATACTTTGTAGAAATAGATATAGTTAAAAGTATCTGATAATGCAAGGATATAAATTTTACAAAGAAAGGCAGAGGGCAGATCGCGCAGCGTGTCGCAGACAAGGCAGAAGGAAAGAAGTATTAATAAAAACTTTAGTTGTGGGTCTAAAGCCCACTAGTATAAAAAGATTTGTGTCGAGTAGAGCGTCCTTACTTCAATCCCATGTTTTTAAACGTGGATTCCCTTCTGCTTTCTGAAGGCAGTTGTTATTTATATAGTTCTTCCTTACCTTAAAAGGTGTGCCGATTCAATTTATGTTTTCTTTATTGCACCATAAATTATGATTTGTAACAACTTATAATAACTGTATATATATTGAGTTAGTGAATGAAAAAAGCGATCAATATGGCTTAGACAGAGTTTTTTACTCTGTTTTGACCGTTAGCAATTAAATTAAACCTTACTGATAAATTATTATAAAAAAAATGGTATTCATTTGTATAAAATGAATACCACTCTCTATTGCTTAAAATTATCGATAACAGAGATATTTTACCCAGGTAGAGTTATCCCAGTCACAGCGATCGCACCTGCAATCGCACTGGCTGCAAGGGAAGCGATCGCTGTTCCAAATAACCACCATGCAGCATTTGCAACGGTTTTTTTGGTTTCTTCGGCTTGCTTTTTAGCTTGCTCTTGGATCGCTTTCAAACGTTTTTGGGTTTCTTTTTGGATGCGTTCGGCTCGTTGCAACACGCCATCCCGCGCCGCTTCTATTTGGTCGATAATCCGGTTAGCATCTGCCTCAGAGATATCCTGACGAGAACTGATAACAGCAACTAAGGTGTCACGATCGAACTGACTGAGGCGATCGCGCAATGCTTCAAATCCAGCTTGCGGATCGTCGAATACTTTGGCAAAGTCTTGCTTAATGCCTTCATAGTTGAGTTCAGAACGATTTAGGGAGTTAAGATAGTTGCGAACTTTGGCGAAAATTCCATCCAGCACTGATTGCACCTTCTGCTGAATCTGCTGAAATTGTTCGACAATGGAACTGCGGACAGAATCAATTTGATCCACAATCCGGTTAGCTTCTTCTTCTGAGATGTCCTCACGTTGGGATAACAGCGCCACGATTGTGGAACGGTCAAATTTTGAGGCGCGATCGCTTAAACTTCCAATTCCAGCGCGGGGAGAAGACAGCAGCAATTGTAAATCGCGTTTGATTCCTTCGGGGTTGAGTTCGTCTTTGTTGGTATTACGCAGATATTCTTCAAGATTAGCTTCAAAATCTAAAGCTTGTTGAGCAGTACGCTTGGCTAAACGTCGTGGCGCTCTTACAATGTCGCCAATGGCATCTTGTACGCGATCGATGATCTGATTAACTTGCTCTTGGCTCAAGTCTCCGCGCTGACTCACCAGTTGGACTAAGGTTTCTCGATCGACATGAGATAAGCGATCGCGCAGTGCTAAGGCTCCAGCTTTGGGATCTTCGAGTAATTTTTCCAAATCGCTTCTAATACCTTCGGGATCGAGTTCTTCCAAGTTGGTATTGCGGAGATATTCGGCGATGGCTTTTGTAGTTTTTTCGTACTGTTCTCTCGCCTGTTGCGGAACTTGCAAAATACTATCTCTGACTGCTTCAATTTGATCGAGAATTTGGTTTACCTGTTCTTCGCTCAAATCTTGACGCTGACTGAGCAATTGTACCAATGTGTCGCGGTCAAATTGCGATAGGCGCGATCGTAATAGGCTAATTCCGGCTTGCGGATCGTCTAGTAAAATTCTAAACTCACGTTTGATGCCTTCAGGATTGAGTTCGTCTTTATTAGTATTCCGCAAATAATTTTCAACTCTTTGACGCAGTTCATCAGCTTTCGCTTTTGCTTGTTCTTGCAATTCTCTAGCACGATTCAAGATATTATCGCGGTTGCGTTCGAGTTGATCAACAATATTATTAGCTTCCTCTTCGCTGACATCTTGACGCTGTTGCAGCAATTGTACAAAAGTATCGCGGTCAAATTGTCCGAAGCGGCTACTTAAATCTTCAAACCCAGCTTCTGGATCTTCTACTAACTTGGCAAAGTCCCGTTCAATACCTTCAGGGTTGAGTTCTTCTTTCCCAGTAGAACGGAGATACTCTTCGATGCGCGTGCGCAAATCTTGCCCTTTTTCTCGTGCTTCGGCTTGTTTTACAGTTTCCAGAACTTCCGAGCGAGCGCTTTCCATTTGTTCGGAAATTTCTTTCACCCTGGGTTCACTGAGATCGCCTCGCTGATTCAGCAAGTTGGTGAAATATTCTTGATTGATTTCTTCTAACTCTCGTCTCACAGTTGTCGGATCTGCGTTTACGTCATAGATGATTTCTTTAAATTCATCTAATAGCGTAATTCGGTTAAAATGCCAGGGAAATGAATTCAATATGTAATCTTCGACATCTGCTTTAATCGTGTTTTCAAGTGATATTGGTAGTCCTGCAGATATTTGCTCAGTGGCTTGCTCTCTAAACTTTTGAAATTGTTCTGTTACTTGCTCAACATCGACATCTTGAACTTTTTCTTTCAGCTTTTGCAACTGAGTTGTAATTTTGTTCACATCGATATTAGAAAGGTTAACCCGATCGAGAACTGCTGGTGCAGCAGCAGTCAAACCATATCGAATAGCTTGCTTAATTACACCATTACCATTACCACCTCCAACTGTAACCAGTTGTTGAAGGCGCTCACCCAATTGCTCGGAATTGAGTTCTTCAGGAGTCGCAGACTTAAGTAAATTGATTACTTGTTCTGTGGGATTTTTTCGATTTAAAGCTTCTTGCCAAGCACCTTGAAGTTGGTCAGCAATGCCGTTGATATCTTCTTGAGATAAATCTGTGCGAGTGCTGATTAAATCAACAAATGTTTGACGATTAATATTTTGTAACAAATCGCTATTAGCAACAGATTGTAAATCTGTATCTTTAAGAAGCTGGTCAAATTGGTTGCGAATTTCTTTGATATCCAGCTTTGGCAATTGCAGAGAACTTAAAGAACTTTGGAGAGTATTTTTAATCCCTTCAGAATCAAAACCTGAAGTTAATTCTCGCCGGACTGCGGCTGTAATATCTTCCGCAGTCGAAACTAACTGTTTTTTTGCAGTATTAGCACTGATACCAGCAGTTGCTGTACCCATCAGAGCTTGAAAACCAGAAGTAACAGTATTAGAGATAGAACCAATTAAAGAACCTACGGCTGATGAACCCAACCAAATTACTAGTGAGAAATAGGTAGACCAGATGACTACACCAATAATTGATCCTAAGAATGCACTTTCGATTAAGCTAAGTTTTACAGCTAGAAAGCAAGCAATAAATAATGCAATGCTCGCAGTTATTAACACCCAACTACCAACTTTTCCTTGAACCTTACGAATTGTCTTACCCAAACCTTCTGACTCATCATCGGAATCTGAATCAATTTCCCAAGATGAGATTCCGACAGCAACTGAAAAGTTTGTGAATAACAATTGAAAAGCAAATGCCATCGAAACCCCAGCCAGCAATGCCACCAAGAATTTAGGCCCAGAAAAAAGCACTGATGCTTCTTCTGGAGTTAGTGCTTCCTGAGCTAAAGTTATCGGCGCTAATCCTAAAATAGTTGCAACACCTTGAAACATAATATTTTCTCACTTGCACTCAATTAAATACCCATTTATAAAATGGCTTATTTATCAGTTTAATTATCAAATATATAAGCTAACACTTTCTTAAGTAATAGGTTCATTTGCCAAAAGTCGTATTTTGAAGTTTATTATTTTTTTCATTAAATAAAACTTTATAATTTTGCCACATTTCACATTTTTACGAAATATTTTTTATTAATATCAAAGTAAGCTCTATAAAAAAGAATCTAAGTACATAGCAGTTATCAAAAGGGTGAATTACTCTTTTATACAGAAAAAATCAATGTTTTTCGTGTCCACATCTAGCAAAATTCATAAAGTTAAGATATGTAAGTGTTTCTAAAAACATAATTTTATATTTATTCATTTAGATAAAAACACCTATACCTAATGATAGAGACAAAAATTCTTCCAAGCGATTGATGAAACTTAAATCTAAACATGTATTAATAAGACTATTACAAGCTATAAATTTGTGAATAATTGATTGTTGCTGAGGAGAAAAAGATAATGGTTGTAGGTGTACATAAACGTGCTGTAGGTGTATTTTCTAATCGTCGAGATGTTGAACATGCGCTACATGAATTGAAAAAAGTCGGCTTTGACATGAACAGAGTTTCTGTCATTACGCAAGATGGAGACAGAGAAGATATTGCTGGGGCTGAAGTGCGTGATCGCGTCGGTGATAAATCTGATGAAGGCGCTAAAGTTGGAGCTGCAACAGGTGGCGCTTTGGGCGGATTGACTGGTTTATTAGTCGGTCTTGGTACTTTGGCAATTCCTGGAATTGGGCCAATTATGCTGGCTGGAGCCGCAGCAACCACTCTAGCTACAACTATTGCTGGTGCTGGGATTGGTGCAGTAGCTGGTAGTTTGCTTGGTGCATTGATTGGTTTAGGAATTCCCGAAGAACGAGCTAGAGTTTATGACGAACGTGTAAGACGAGGACACTATTTAGTGATCCTTGATGGCACAGATACAGAAATCGCTAGAGCAGAAGCAATTCTCCATCAGCGTGGTGTCGAAGAGTTTGGTATTTACGACAACCCAGATGCGAGAAATGCTGATTATGTTGCTCCAACCCATAACGTAAATGTGGCTCATACTGGTGTTGCTAGACGCGCGATAGGAGTCTTTCCTCATCGCCGAGATGCAGAAGCAGCACTCACAGAATTACGAGATGCAGGTTTTCCCTTAAGTAGAGTCTCCATCATTGCCAAAAATACAGACGGTCATGGGATCGCTGGTGTAGATGTAGATAGGAATGTTGGAACAGGTAATAAAGCAGACGATGGTGCTAAAACTGGAGCAGCTACAGGCGGTGTTCTAGGCGGCTTGACTGGCTTATTAGTTGGTCTTGGAACTCTAGCAATTCCTGGAGTTGGGCCTGTGATTGCTGGTGGTGCAGTAGCAACAGCTTTGGCCACAACCTTAGCTGGTGGTGCGATCGGTGCAGCTGCTGGCGGTATTGTTGGCGCACTGGTTGGCTTGGGAATTCCTGAAGACAGAGCGCGGGTATATAGCGATCGCTTCCAAAGAGGCGACTACTTGGTAATTATCGATGGTACGGAAGCTGAAATCCACCAAGCTGAAGCGATTCTCAAGCGTCGAGGTATTGAAGAATTTGCTATTTATGATGCTACTGATTTAGGCGAACATCGGCCAGGTTCCGACCGAGTAATCCATCATGACACAGCAGTAGCCAATCCCATTCACCCCAATCACTCAACAGAGCCTCATATTAACGATCCTGCTGTAGTCATTGTTGACCGTCGTGATGAAACACTTTAATCCAAAGTAGTTTTCACTGTCACTAATTACACACAATTGCAAGAGCAAGAATTCAAAAACTTGCTCCTCACTTCACCGTAAAAATCAACAAATTTCACTTTCCGATTGCGAATCAAACCTATGAAAAAGCTAACCCCCTTCTTAATTAGCACTCTTTTAGTTTTTGGTGTTGCTGCTTGTGATAACGCTTCTAAAACAAGCGAATCTGCACCCAATAATCCTAATGAAGCTCCACAATCACCGACTGTACAGACAACAGAAGCTTCTCAGAAAGACGCACAAAGTGAAACTCGCAGAAGACAACTTGATTCTGATATCCGTGCCCGCGAACAGCGCAATAATACCACTGGTGGCGATGCAGATAGAGCTAAAGGTGACTTAGCAAGTGAAGTTCGCTCCAAATTAGAGGCAAACATACCCAAGAGTCAAATAACAGTTGATGCCACAAAGGATGGAGTTGTGACTGTCGGAGGTACTGTTAACAATCAGCAAGAGTTGGCTAAAATTGAACGTTTAGCTAAAGAAATCAAAGGCGTGAAAAGTGTAGTTGTTAAAACAACTGTTGCCCCACCAACAAGGTAAGGCAGCTAACAGTAAAGCCAAGTGAGTAGGTAGATAAAAATAAATTTATATTTTCCTACTCAATCTTAATGGTCAGTTATACTATTGCTGACCATTAATAATTGATAACTGACGACTTTAATAATTATATTTGTTGATGCTCAGTTCAGTTATAGAAACTTTTGTAATAATTGAAAAACTATGGAAACCGAACAACAGCAACGTGAATCCATCAATACTTCAATATCACAAAGTGCGCTAGCACTTGAAGGTGTAGATGCAAATTTGCCAAAGTTACCGCCAGCATCTGAACCGGAATCTCAATGGCAGCAAATTAGCAGACAAGTTTCTCAATTTTTGGAGAAACTACCCGACTACTTAGGTAGCTTTTTTCAGGACTATAAGCAGCCTCTAATAACTGTTGCTTTGATTTTAGCTGCCATTGTTACAGCAAAGTTAGTACTAGCACTACTGGATGCGATCAATGATATTCCATTACTATCACCACTCTTTGAATTAGTTGGAATTGGTTATGCCAGTTGGTTTATTTTCCGTTATCTACTAAAGGCTTCAACTCGGCAAGAATTAGCCAATGAAATTCAATCCCTCAAAAATCAATTTGTGGGTGAATAAATTTTCTAACCATTCAACTAGTACACTACATTATGGTAGAAGTTTGTCTACCTTTAAGACAAGGGGCTTCAGCTCCTTGTCTTAAATAGTAAATGTAACCTATTAGTATTTAACCTGAATTAATATTAATCTTTTGATACATCGCAAGATAGAGGATATAATATTTTTTTTAATTTTAAATCACTTCTAAAGATAGTAGCTCGGAGATTAAAAAAAGCTTAGTCTAGTCTTTGAAGTTATTTAATAGATTCTTTAACGAGGACATAAATTATGGCTAATGAAGCAGTTAAGAGAGATATAGATTCATCCGATCGGGCTGAAGTAGATACTTACGATCGCGGCATTATCCCAGCCGAAACAGCTGCTCGTAGAGAAAGAGAAGGAGATAAGTACAAAACACTCCCTACAGAAGAAAGGGAGGCGGATGCAGCTACAGATGACCAAACCGATCCAGAAAGTGTACGTACTACTGACGGATACACCGTAGACAAAGAAGGTTTGTTAAACAACTATGCAGTTGAACCGGAAATGTACTACGAAGAACCAGGTGATGCACGCAAACAAGCAGCAGAAGACACGGCAGAACGTGTTGAAGAACTTGGAGAAGTTAATCAGGATGAAGAAGGCAAGTTAACCGAAAAGGGCGATAAACGCGGTAGAGGCCCAGGAGTAATTTAATTAACAGATATCTTTTTGGTGGGTGCAATTACACGTAAAAAGGCTAAATAGGCGATTTGTAGAGACG
The Nostoc punctiforme PCC 73102 genome window above contains:
- a CDS encoding BON domain-containing protein; its protein translation is MKKLTPFLISTLLVFGVAACDNASKTSESAPNNPNEAPQSPTVQTTEASQKDAQSETRRRQLDSDIRAREQRNNTTGGDADRAKGDLASEVRSKLEANIPKSQITVDATKDGVVTVGGTVNNQQELAKIERLAKEIKGVKSVVVKTTVAPPTR
- a CDS encoding CAAD domain-containing protein; the encoded protein is METEQQQRESINTSISQSALALEGVDANLPKLPPASEPESQWQQISRQVSQFLEKLPDYLGSFFQDYKQPLITVALILAAIVTAKLVLALLDAINDIPLLSPLFELVGIGYASWFIFRYLLKASTRQELANEIQSLKNQFVGE